One genomic region from Nocardia vinacea encodes:
- a CDS encoding MFS transporter, translated as MSVHDNVAEATPRPRGLVIAALCGTSFLVGMDNTILNVALPTLSRELGASTSVLQWIVDAYTLAFAVLLLTGGTLADRLGRKRVLVGGYLLFLLGGVVAAVAADSATLIVARLVMGVGAAVMVPATLSTIATICDTAASRATTFTLWAALNGAGVVVGPPLGGLLLGHFWWGSIFVVFTGAVLLGLIAVLALVPVTRADQVRAIDWLGTVTAALGCGALVFGLIEAPEQGWTAPSTLVALIGAVVILAVFAVVQVRSRQPMLDRQLLGGSNVPIAMFSLGAVFLAMFGVLFLVTQYLQSVRGYSPLAAGLTFLPGAPAIAVGARLGPMLRRSLGSGGVLSAGLTIMLAGLVYGLTTSIESSVAPTLVVLVIGGLGYGMVLSVGQDTVMGALPPRRAGVGGAANTTVMQVGGSIGVAIIGTLTDICYRANLTLPQSLPAALADAARDSVGQGVAVADRVGGSAGALLMRDIHLAFIDGYRAGLIAALAVVLVTLVAVLIQAARSGGRSSDDRQLGADAFEEHDALAGTEMPHQRAG; from the coding sequence GTGAGCGTGCACGACAACGTCGCCGAGGCCACGCCCCGGCCGCGCGGTCTCGTGATCGCCGCACTGTGCGGCACGAGTTTCCTGGTCGGGATGGACAATACGATCCTCAATGTCGCGTTGCCGACACTGTCGCGCGAACTCGGCGCCTCGACCAGCGTGTTGCAGTGGATCGTCGATGCCTACACCCTGGCCTTCGCGGTGCTGCTGCTGACCGGCGGCACGCTCGCGGATCGGTTGGGGCGCAAGCGCGTTCTGGTGGGCGGGTATCTGCTGTTCCTGCTCGGCGGCGTCGTCGCGGCAGTGGCCGCGGACAGTGCGACACTGATCGTGGCTCGCCTGGTCATGGGAGTCGGTGCGGCGGTGATGGTTCCGGCCACCTTGTCGACCATCGCGACCATCTGTGACACCGCTGCCTCTCGCGCGACGACCTTCACCCTCTGGGCGGCTCTGAACGGGGCGGGCGTTGTGGTGGGTCCGCCGCTCGGTGGACTGCTGCTGGGCCACTTCTGGTGGGGTTCGATCTTCGTGGTGTTCACCGGCGCGGTGCTGCTCGGGTTGATCGCGGTGCTGGCGCTGGTGCCGGTCACTCGGGCCGATCAGGTTCGCGCCATCGACTGGCTCGGCACGGTGACTGCTGCATTGGGTTGCGGTGCACTGGTTTTCGGTCTCATCGAGGCGCCCGAGCAGGGCTGGACCGCGCCGAGCACACTGGTGGCGCTCATCGGTGCGGTGGTGATCCTGGCGGTGTTCGCCGTCGTGCAGGTTCGAAGCAGGCAGCCGATGCTGGACCGGCAGTTGCTCGGTGGCTCGAATGTGCCGATCGCCATGTTCAGCCTCGGTGCGGTCTTCCTCGCGATGTTCGGGGTGCTGTTTCTGGTAACCCAATATCTGCAGTCGGTGCGGGGTTATTCGCCGCTCGCCGCGGGGCTGACCTTTCTGCCCGGGGCACCGGCGATCGCGGTCGGGGCGCGGCTGGGGCCGATGCTGCGGCGGTCGCTCGGATCAGGCGGTGTCCTCAGTGCGGGACTCACGATCATGCTGGCCGGGCTGGTGTACGGACTCACCACCAGCATCGAGTCGTCGGTGGCGCCCACGCTCGTGGTGTTGGTGATCGGCGGGCTCGGCTACGGGATGGTGCTGAGCGTTGGACAGGACACGGTGATGGGCGCATTGCCGCCGCGCCGGGCCGGTGTCGGCGGTGCCGCGAACACCACGGTGATGCAGGTGGGCGGATCGATCGGGGTCGCCATCATCGGAACTCTGACGGATATCTGCTATCGCGCGAATCTGACACTGCCGCAGTCTCTTCCAGCCGCGCTGGCCGATGCGGCACGCGATTCGGTAGGGCAGGGTGTGGCGGTGGCCGACCGCGTCGGTGGGTCTGCCGGGGCGCTGCTGATGCGCGACATCCACCTTGCGTTCATCGACGGCTACCGGGCCGGGCTCATCGCCGCCCTGGCCGTCGTGCTCGTCACGTTGGTCGCGGTGCTTATCCAAGCCGCCCGCTCCGGCGGTCGCTCATCTGACGATCGGCAGCTGGGCGCGGACGCGTTCGAGGAGCACGACGCGCTCGCGGGAACCGAGATGCCGCACCAACGGGCCGGATGA
- a CDS encoding response regulator transcription factor — translation MRVIVVDGNDDTGDALVHKLRVRGHHADRKRRGADLLVAHHRYHAVILDLELPDMSGLTALRKLREVSSVPVVMLTADTDERSVVRALRSGADDYLVKPPRVAELAARLYAITRRLPVPAVPEPTTTVVAGDVRVDLEAETVEVAGRQVQLTRVEFAVLRALLEQPGAAVSRQQLLDRIWGDAFVAVSHSLYVHVNALRTKLNRPGLITTIHSYGYRWNPVAMAMKPVDDEAAMAMSVLASHTA, via the coding sequence ATGCGGGTGATCGTGGTCGACGGCAACGACGATACGGGCGACGCACTGGTGCACAAGTTGCGCGTGCGTGGGCACCATGCCGATCGCAAGCGTCGGGGTGCGGACCTGCTGGTCGCGCATCATCGGTATCACGCGGTCATCCTCGATCTCGAGCTACCGGATATGTCCGGACTGACGGCGCTGCGCAAACTGCGCGAAGTCAGCTCGGTGCCGGTGGTCATGCTCACCGCTGATACCGATGAGCGCTCTGTGGTGCGGGCGTTGCGCAGTGGCGCCGACGACTACCTGGTGAAACCGCCGCGGGTGGCCGAGTTGGCGGCTCGGCTGTACGCGATCACGCGACGCCTCCCGGTGCCCGCCGTGCCCGAGCCGACAACGACGGTCGTCGCGGGCGATGTTCGGGTGGATCTGGAAGCCGAGACAGTCGAGGTCGCCGGTCGACAGGTGCAGCTGACTCGAGTCGAGTTCGCGGTATTGCGCGCCCTGCTGGAGCAGCCCGGTGCGGCGGTCAGCCGTCAGCAGCTGCTGGATCGCATTTGGGGCGATGCGTTCGTCGCGGTATCGCATTCGCTGTACGTGCACGTCAATGCGCTGCGGACCAAGTTGAACCGCCCGGGACTGATTACGACCATCCACAGCTATGGCTACCGGTGGAATCCCGTTGCCATGGCAATGAAACCGGTCGATGACGAAGCAGCAATGGCGATGAGCGTCCTGGCGAGTCACACCGCGTAA
- a CDS encoding DHA2 family efflux MFS transporter permease subunit yields MSDLVAPNRVASAPPRLRSVAGRWVVAAAVLGSAVVVLDASVVNIAVPRIGSSLGDNVADLQWVVGGYTLALASLILVGGALGDRLGRRTVFIWGSVGFALASLLCSLASSMEMLVAARVVQGIAGALITPGSLALISASIDRRDHGAAIGLWAGFIGVVEAVGPIVGGWLTELAGWRSVFLINVPFAVAVTVVAVRYLPESRDADARPLDLPGAVTAVAGLGALTYGFIGARGWISLLGMALLGVFALIQVRGDHPLLPPALFSSRVFTAANLVTAAVYAGLGGVYFLLPLQLQMVAGYSPLAAGLATVPITGIMLVSSASAGRWAQRHGARIPMILGPALAALGAVLLTEIGPRATYLSAVLPGTIVLGVGLAVFVAPLTGAVFAAVSATESGIASGVNNAVARTAQLLAVAALPGLVGISGARLTDAIAFGSGFRIALLICGALLLTGAVLAATLMPRWSEPPIRRPVG; encoded by the coding sequence ATGAGCGATCTCGTTGCACCGAACCGGGTTGCGTCCGCACCGCCGCGCCTGCGTTCGGTCGCCGGACGCTGGGTTGTCGCGGCGGCGGTGCTCGGTTCAGCCGTGGTGGTGCTCGACGCGTCGGTCGTCAATATCGCGGTGCCACGGATCGGTTCGAGTCTTGGCGACAATGTGGCCGACCTGCAGTGGGTAGTCGGTGGCTACACACTGGCCTTGGCATCGCTGATTCTGGTTGGCGGAGCATTGGGGGATCGGCTGGGTCGACGCACGGTATTCATCTGGGGCAGTGTCGGTTTCGCGCTGGCATCGCTGTTGTGCAGCTTGGCCTCTTCCATGGAAATGCTCGTCGCGGCCCGGGTAGTGCAGGGGATCGCGGGTGCGCTGATCACTCCGGGCAGCCTGGCATTGATCTCGGCCTCGATCGATCGTCGCGACCATGGCGCGGCAATCGGCTTGTGGGCGGGGTTCATCGGCGTTGTCGAGGCGGTCGGACCGATTGTCGGAGGCTGGCTGACGGAGCTGGCCGGGTGGCGCTCGGTATTTCTCATCAACGTGCCGTTCGCCGTGGCCGTGACAGTCGTAGCGGTGCGCTACCTTCCGGAATCGCGGGATGCGGATGCGCGGCCGCTCGATCTGCCGGGTGCGGTGACCGCCGTGGCCGGGCTGGGTGCGCTGACCTACGGGTTCATCGGTGCGCGAGGGTGGATTTCGCTGCTCGGTATGGCACTGCTCGGGGTATTCGCGTTGATCCAGGTACGTGGCGATCACCCGCTGCTGCCGCCCGCACTGTTCTCCTCGCGCGTATTCACCGCGGCCAACTTGGTGACCGCTGCGGTATATGCGGGTCTCGGCGGCGTCTACTTCCTGCTGCCACTGCAATTACAGATGGTTGCGGGGTACTCGCCGCTGGCGGCGGGCTTGGCGACGGTGCCGATCACCGGGATCATGCTGGTGTCGTCCGCGTCGGCCGGTAGGTGGGCGCAGCGCCACGGCGCGCGTATCCCGATGATCCTCGGGCCCGCGCTCGCCGCGCTCGGTGCGGTATTGCTGACCGAGATCGGCCCGCGCGCAACTTATCTCAGCGCGGTACTCCCAGGGACCATCGTGCTCGGTGTCGGATTGGCGGTGTTCGTGGCTCCGCTGACTGGTGCGGTGTTCGCCGCGGTGTCGGCAACGGAATCCGGGATCGCCTCCGGGGTGAACAATGCGGTCGCCCGCACCGCACAATTGCTCGCCGTCGCCGCACTGCCGGGGCTCGTCGGCATTTCCGGCGCGCGGCTCACCGATGCCATTGCCTTCGGCAGTGGCTTCCGCATTGCCCTGTTGATCTGCGGCGCGCTGCTTCTTACCGGTGCGGTGCTTGCCGCGACGTTGATGCCGCGATGGTCGGAACCACCGATACGGCGACCGGTCGGATGA
- a CDS encoding cyclopropane-fatty-acyl-phospholipid synthase family protein yields the protein MTETTEYRGASQDAIQHHYDFGNSFYELWLDAGLNYSCALWEDGDTLEQAQVRKIDYLLESGAARESQRILDIGCGWGSLMRAALDRYGVSHATGITLSSQQYDHIKGLSDDRIDVRLESWVDHQPDQPYDAIFCVGAMEHFVRFGSSRQEKVAAYRQFFEHCYKILKPGGRLVVQTIAKGNRPIDHAVIADNAFLWAEIFPESDMPRFAEVAHAAEKLFEVRSVVNGREDYAKTCREWLERLRANRDKATEVVGEASVHTYERYLDVSAGQFDNEHLVLLRFAFRRVPE from the coding sequence ATGACGGAAACGACCGAGTACCGGGGAGCATCCCAGGATGCCATTCAGCACCACTACGATTTCGGAAATTCGTTCTATGAACTGTGGCTGGATGCAGGTCTGAACTATTCGTGCGCGCTATGGGAGGACGGCGACACCCTCGAGCAGGCCCAGGTGCGCAAGATCGATTACCTGCTGGAATCGGGCGCGGCGCGCGAATCGCAGCGCATTCTCGATATCGGTTGCGGTTGGGGCAGTCTCATGCGCGCGGCCCTCGACCGGTACGGAGTCTCGCACGCTACCGGAATCACCTTGAGCAGTCAGCAATACGACCACATCAAGGGTTTGTCGGATGACCGCATCGATGTTCGACTCGAGAGCTGGGTCGACCATCAGCCGGACCAGCCGTACGACGCCATCTTCTGCGTCGGCGCGATGGAGCACTTCGTTCGATTCGGGTCTTCTCGACAGGAGAAGGTCGCGGCCTATCGGCAGTTCTTCGAGCACTGCTACAAAATTCTGAAGCCGGGTGGACGGCTGGTCGTGCAGACGATCGCGAAGGGCAACCGGCCGATCGACCACGCCGTCATCGCCGATAACGCCTTCCTCTGGGCCGAGATCTTCCCGGAATCCGATATGCCCAGGTTCGCGGAGGTGGCGCACGCGGCAGAAAAATTGTTCGAGGTGCGCTCGGTAGTCAACGGGCGGGAAGACTACGCCAAGACCTGCCGGGAATGGCTCGAACGACTTCGGGCGAATCGCGATAAAGCGACCGAAGTCGTCGGCGAGGCCTCCGTCCACACCTACGAGCGGTACCTCGACGTCTCCGCCGGCCAATTCGACAACGAGCACCTGGTGCTGCTCCGGTTCGCGTTCCGGAGAGTTCCCGAATAG
- the egtD gene encoding L-histidine N(alpha)-methyltransferase, which yields MRPHVSIDIQLSEDDLAAALRADVLRGLTGSRKWLPSKWFYDAQGSKLFEAITELPEYYPTRTERTLLRRSADAIASAAAEAGELIELGSGSSEKTRLLLTALSAHKSLKSYLPQDVSESALRAAVTWIHEEYPELAVHGVVSDFTSMLHTLPRADRRIIALLGGTLGNLVPEERADFYRCVHEVTEPGEQLLLGVGLVVDPAVMVPAYDDAAGVTAEFNRNILHVVNQRLGADFEPDRFAHIAVWDPDNEWIEMRLEATADMSVTVAELDLVVEFAAGEQLRTEISAKFRLTEFHRELETSGFQVQHSWTDSDDRFALVLACRG from the coding sequence GTGCGGCCTCACGTCAGTATCGACATCCAACTCTCCGAAGACGATCTCGCGGCCGCACTGCGTGCCGATGTCCTGCGGGGACTGACCGGGAGCCGGAAGTGGCTGCCGTCCAAATGGTTCTACGACGCGCAGGGCAGCAAGCTGTTCGAAGCGATTACCGAACTGCCCGAGTATTACCCCACCCGCACTGAGCGAACGCTGCTGCGCCGCTCTGCCGATGCGATCGCGTCGGCCGCGGCCGAGGCCGGGGAACTGATCGAACTCGGGTCGGGTTCATCGGAGAAGACGCGACTGCTGTTGACCGCATTGAGTGCGCACAAATCTTTGAAATCCTATCTGCCGCAGGATGTTTCCGAATCCGCGCTGCGGGCGGCGGTGACCTGGATCCACGAGGAGTATCCCGAACTCGCCGTGCACGGGGTGGTCAGTGACTTCACCAGCATGCTGCATACGCTGCCGCGCGCTGACCGGCGAATCATCGCGCTGCTCGGAGGCACGCTCGGCAACCTGGTACCCGAGGAACGCGCGGATTTCTACCGGTGTGTCCACGAGGTGACCGAGCCCGGCGAACAACTGCTGCTCGGAGTCGGTTTGGTGGTCGATCCGGCCGTCATGGTCCCGGCATACGACGATGCCGCGGGCGTGACGGCCGAATTCAATCGGAACATCCTGCATGTGGTGAACCAGCGGCTCGGCGCCGACTTCGAGCCCGACCGATTCGCGCACATAGCGGTATGGGATCCCGACAACGAGTGGATCGAGATGCGGCTCGAGGCCACGGCCGACATGTCGGTCACGGTCGCCGAATTGGATCTCGTCGTCGAGTTCGCGGCAGGGGAGCAGCTGCGCACCGAAATCTCGGCGAAGTTCCGGCTGACCGAATTTCATCGGGAGCTCGAAACTTCCGGCTTCCAGGTGCAGCATTCGTGGACCGATTCCGATGATCGGTTCGCGCTGGTTCTCGCCTGCAGAGGATGA
- a CDS encoding acyl-CoA dehydrogenase: MDTDTRSASLVPGVAAVLASARRPESAADIRARFERASAKVEQASRHAWTNRTFNKVLWDAIVAEGILDLIDAGDQAGTVANFGAALEGIAAGSGDPGFTIVPITHGLLGMGVIAEAAAPEVREQWLRRLSTGGEILAFALSEEHGGTDALRPRTTITRDGEDYRLDGVKWHITSAPVADVALVWAKDAENGELVGVLVETASPGVSVTPLEPAGTRSAPVGRYAFEGVHIPHRNVLGRGRGKELLNAALRRERIMAGFVGTGAMDRMLQHAMRFAATREAGGKVIAYHQHIQRRLCDIKLRLDSVRMLTADAVAKMAAGQRYTLEASQVKMTSMRACMDAVTDTIQICGSYGVQEDAGLYQMWLDAVCVSIAGGTEEAHRLVIMQELVRDFAIRAAAESDHANAA, translated from the coding sequence ATGGACACTGATACCAGATCGGCATCGTTAGTGCCGGGAGTCGCGGCTGTTCTCGCTTCTGCGCGGCGACCGGAAAGCGCGGCGGATATCCGGGCTCGCTTCGAACGGGCCAGTGCGAAGGTCGAACAGGCGTCGCGCCACGCCTGGACCAACCGCACATTCAACAAGGTGCTGTGGGATGCGATCGTGGCCGAGGGCATTCTCGACCTGATCGATGCCGGTGATCAGGCCGGCACGGTCGCGAATTTCGGTGCGGCGCTGGAAGGTATCGCGGCAGGCAGCGGTGATCCAGGTTTTACCATCGTGCCGATCACCCACGGTCTGCTCGGCATGGGAGTGATCGCGGAGGCGGCCGCACCCGAGGTGCGTGAACAGTGGTTGCGTCGATTGTCGACCGGTGGGGAGATCCTGGCCTTCGCGCTGAGCGAGGAACACGGCGGCACCGACGCCCTGCGCCCGCGCACCACCATCACCCGCGATGGTGAGGATTACCGGCTCGACGGCGTCAAATGGCATATCACCAGCGCGCCGGTCGCGGATGTGGCACTGGTGTGGGCCAAGGACGCCGAGAATGGCGAACTTGTCGGCGTCTTGGTGGAGACCGCGTCGCCAGGGGTGTCGGTGACGCCATTGGAGCCCGCGGGCACCCGATCGGCGCCGGTCGGTCGCTATGCGTTCGAGGGTGTGCACATCCCGCATCGGAACGTCCTCGGCCGGGGCCGGGGCAAGGAACTGCTCAATGCAGCGCTGCGCCGGGAGCGCATCATGGCCGGCTTCGTCGGGACCGGTGCGATGGATCGAATGTTGCAGCACGCCATGCGCTTTGCCGCGACGCGCGAGGCAGGCGGCAAGGTCATCGCCTACCATCAGCACATCCAGCGCCGCCTGTGCGATATCAAGTTGCGCCTGGACAGTGTCCGCATGCTCACCGCCGACGCGGTAGCCAAAATGGCGGCCGGGCAGCGCTACACCCTCGAGGCCTCGCAAGTGAAGATGACCTCGATGCGGGCCTGCATGGATGCGGTCACCGACACCATCCAGATATGCGGCAGCTACGGCGTCCAGGAGGACGCGGGGCTCTATCAGATGTGGCTCGACGCGGTCTGCGTCAGCATTGCCGGCGGGACCGAGGAAGCGCATCGCCTGGTGATCATGCAGGAATTGGTCCGCGACTTCGCAATTCGCGCCGCCGCGGAATCTGACCATGCGAATGCGGCCTGA
- a CDS encoding AraC family transcriptional regulator: MGPERIAGTPFVPDDVSDVMVVAGPARSYRNSVHEEIKLVQVTGSGFTVRRRGAVHHAAPGELIALHADDAHTGAPDNLESANWRMMCLSPALIAEVMPTAAMRFGDVVIGDRAVANHFRSLHTVLHRPGGRPGSALGREGGLLEFVSALALRSDRAEIPGSDAVGRVAEIVRDYLRENVSRNVTLDELSSVAGTSKYQLVRACTAHFGLPPHKLHVRLRLDYVRWMLRRNMDIAEIAYATGFHDQSHLTRVFTAAYGITPASYRSSFRGTARRSWTSSAAQERTRPTAPSAPSVFVRP, translated from the coding sequence ATGGGACCAGAACGAATCGCGGGCACGCCGTTCGTGCCGGATGACGTATCCGATGTCATGGTGGTGGCGGGCCCGGCGCGGTCGTATCGGAACAGTGTGCACGAGGAGATCAAGCTGGTTCAGGTGACCGGCTCCGGCTTCACCGTTCGCAGGCGTGGCGCCGTCCATCACGCGGCGCCGGGCGAGTTGATCGCGCTGCATGCCGATGACGCGCATACCGGGGCACCCGATAACCTCGAATCGGCCAACTGGCGGATGATGTGTCTGTCGCCTGCCTTGATCGCCGAGGTCATGCCGACGGCGGCAATGCGGTTCGGGGATGTCGTCATCGGCGATCGCGCCGTGGCGAACCATTTCCGCTCGCTGCACACTGTGCTGCACCGGCCAGGTGGCCGTCCCGGTTCCGCGCTGGGCCGGGAGGGTGGGCTGCTGGAGTTCGTCTCGGCATTGGCGCTGCGTTCGGACCGCGCCGAGATTCCCGGATCGGATGCGGTCGGCAGGGTCGCGGAGATCGTTCGGGATTACCTGCGCGAGAACGTCTCTCGCAACGTGACGCTCGACGAGCTCAGTTCCGTTGCGGGCACCAGCAAGTATCAGCTCGTTCGAGCCTGCACGGCACATTTCGGTTTGCCGCCGCACAAACTGCATGTTCGCCTACGCCTGGATTACGTCCGATGGATGCTGCGCCGGAATATGGATATCGCCGAAATCGCCTATGCGACAGGCTTTCACGATCAATCACACCTGACTCGTGTGTTTACCGCCGCCTACGGCATCACACCGGCGAGCTACCGGTCGAGCTTCCGCGGCACCGCACGGCGGAGCTGGACTTCGAGTGCCGCGCAAGAACGTACAAGACCGACCGCGCCGAGTGCACCTAGTGTCTTTGTCCGGCCATAA
- a CDS encoding cupin domain-containing protein yields the protein MGNIAKSVRVVAAADVAEVVGPQEQHLLPCITRDTCGAEGISAAMVNMAPGKVARAHYHARSETIVFCVTGRAVTLIGPELEPYVHGPGEFLYIPEGVVHVAVNLSDTEGLVAVDIRTDPLFSDDLVLTPEFDAAALEVAARLRRELARV from the coding sequence ATGGGAAATATTGCCAAGTCCGTGCGAGTGGTTGCCGCAGCCGATGTCGCGGAGGTCGTTGGACCGCAGGAGCAGCATCTGCTGCCCTGCATAACGAGGGATACCTGTGGTGCCGAAGGCATTTCGGCGGCCATGGTGAATATGGCGCCGGGGAAGGTGGCGCGGGCGCACTATCACGCGCGTAGTGAGACCATCGTGTTCTGCGTGACCGGACGTGCGGTGACACTGATCGGTCCGGAGTTGGAACCCTATGTGCACGGGCCGGGCGAATTTCTGTACATCCCTGAGGGCGTGGTGCACGTGGCGGTGAATCTCAGTGACACCGAGGGTTTGGTGGCGGTGGATATTCGCACCGACCCGCTGTTCAGCGATGACCTGGTGCTGACGCCGGAGTTCGATGCCGCGGCACTGGAAGTCGCCGCGCGACTGCGGCGGGAGTTGGCTCGGGTATGA
- a CDS encoding tail fiber domain-containing protein: MNGYEILAEVVRLPISTWRYEWESPDVRHLGPMAQDFRAAFGFGDSDKRIYNVDASGVALVCIQALHNQIAELRAELDQLRAKS, encoded by the coding sequence GTGAACGGCTACGAAATTCTCGCGGAGGTCGTGCGGTTGCCGATCAGCACCTGGCGGTACGAATGGGAATCGCCGGATGTTCGACACCTGGGTCCGATGGCACAAGACTTTCGGGCTGCCTTCGGCTTCGGGGACAGCGATAAGCGGATCTACAACGTCGATGCCAGCGGTGTCGCGCTGGTTTGTATTCAGGCTCTGCACAACCAGATCGCCGAACTCCGCGCGGAGCTCGACCAACTGCGTGCGAAGTCGTGA
- a CDS encoding PLP-dependent aminotransferase family protein, protein MSTGVALGRETAMRSGPIDDAFATLARRPDVISFAVGAPDPALLPGDLVASLAAAAIAKYGNTALQYGLTQGFPPLLEQARILLSGRSIGCSPERVHIATGGSGALHNICMALLYPGGVVLVETPTYGPAVKVFRSHGALVVEVASDADGILPEALDNALAHHDPAFVYLLPTFQNPTGRTMSAARRAQVAEVITRHDVLVVEDDVYIDLRYRGEPLPTLWSFAPDRTAYITSLSKTLAPALRIGIAVLPDDLLEPVLALKQGIDMQTSAFNQAIAAEFLGTSVGSAHLSLLVETYAAKLNTVAAALEKYFPAGFTWTEPDGGMFVWVEGPTDFDADALVVPALHRGVAFLPGSAFFAATDAPRNALRLSFATVPEHRIEPGIELLAGLCA, encoded by the coding sequence ATGAGCACTGGTGTCGCGCTCGGCCGGGAAACGGCCATGCGCAGCGGGCCGATCGACGACGCATTCGCGACATTGGCGCGCCGACCGGACGTGATCTCCTTCGCGGTCGGCGCGCCGGATCCGGCGCTGCTGCCGGGGGATCTGGTGGCGTCACTGGCCGCGGCCGCGATCGCGAAGTACGGGAATACCGCATTGCAGTACGGACTAACGCAGGGTTTCCCGCCGTTGCTGGAGCAGGCGCGAATACTGTTGTCCGGCCGTAGCATCGGATGTTCGCCCGAGCGGGTGCATATCGCCACGGGCGGATCCGGTGCACTGCACAACATCTGCATGGCGCTGCTGTATCCCGGCGGGGTGGTGTTGGTGGAGACACCGACCTACGGCCCCGCGGTGAAGGTGTTCCGCAGCCACGGTGCGCTGGTGGTCGAGGTCGCCTCCGATGCGGATGGCATCTTGCCGGAAGCGCTGGACAATGCACTGGCACACCATGATCCGGCGTTCGTCTATCTGCTGCCGACCTTCCAGAACCCGACCGGGCGGACCATGTCCGCGGCCCGGCGCGCGCAGGTGGCCGAGGTGATCACCAGGCACGATGTACTGGTCGTGGAGGACGATGTGTACATCGACCTGCGGTATCGGGGTGAGCCGCTGCCGACGCTGTGGTCTTTCGCGCCGGACCGCACCGCCTACATAACCTCGCTGTCGAAAACCCTTGCTCCCGCGTTGCGTATCGGCATCGCGGTGCTGCCCGACGACCTGCTCGAACCGGTACTCGCCCTCAAACAGGGCATCGATATGCAGACCTCCGCCTTCAATCAGGCGATCGCCGCCGAATTCCTCGGCACGTCAGTGGGATCCGCGCATCTGAGTCTGCTCGTGGAAACCTATGCGGCCAAACTGAATACGGTGGCTGCCGCGTTGGAAAAGTACTTTCCGGCCGGATTCACCTGGACGGAACCGGATGGCGGAATGTTCGTATGGGTCGAGGGCCCAACCGATTTCGACGCCGACGCGCTGGTTGTTCCAGCGTTGCACAGGGGAGTCGCATTCCTGCCCGGATCCGCGTTCTTCGCTGCTACCGATGCGCCACGCAATGCGCTCCGGCTGAGCTTCGCCACCGTGCCCGAACATCGGATCGAGCCCGGCATCGAACTGCTGGCCGGACTGTGCGCATGA
- a CDS encoding PIN domain-containing protein, producing the protein MIILDAGALIGIEKGNAHATALIKRAMDNRLQVHVPATVLAQVWRNSPRQHPIGRLLGAAGVEIIDLDRRHAQAVGALLAGSGTADVVDAHVIVCARLTRARAVITSDPGDLRALDPDIRLEVV; encoded by the coding sequence ATGATCATTCTCGATGCGGGGGCGCTGATCGGCATCGAGAAGGGAAACGCACACGCAACCGCGCTGATCAAGCGCGCTATGGATAACAGGCTGCAAGTGCACGTGCCGGCTACTGTGCTCGCACAGGTGTGGCGTAACAGTCCCCGTCAGCATCCGATCGGGCGGCTGCTCGGTGCGGCTGGTGTGGAGATCATCGACCTCGACCGACGCCATGCCCAAGCCGTCGGTGCGCTCCTCGCCGGTTCCGGCACCGCCGATGTGGTGGACGCGCACGTAATCGTGTGCGCTCGGTTGACCCGCGCCCGCGCCGTTATCACCTCCGATCCCGGCGATCTCCGCGCTCTCGACCCGGACATTCGGCTCGAGGTGGTGTGA